The following coding sequences are from one Thiohalorhabdus sp. Cl-TMA window:
- a CDS encoding phosphoglycerate kinase yields the protein MSIIRMTDLDLRGKRVLIREDLNVPQDDDGNITDETRLQASLPTIRQALEAGAKVLVMAHLGRPKGERNAKYTLAPVAKKLGEHLGREVPLVEDWYEGTPDQVANLGEGEVVMLENVRFHPGDTENDEAFSKQMASLCDVYVNDAFGTAHRAQASTHGVARFASVAAAGPLLAKEIDSLTAALESPQRPLVAIVGGAKVSGKLEVLKALTDKVDQLIVGGGIANTFLLAEGCNIGGSLAEPDLVDEAKSVIDACRAKGAEVPLPTDVVVAKEFSADAPVRTCGVEDVQDDEMILDAGPETAARFAEIVKGAGTVLWNGPLGAFELPKCAEGTRTLAHAIADSDAFSAAGGGDTLAAIAMTGITDKISYISTGGGAFLEWVEGKKLPAIAILEERAAEQA from the coding sequence ATGAGTATCATTCGGATGACGGATCTGGACCTGCGCGGCAAGCGGGTCCTGATCCGGGAGGATCTCAACGTCCCCCAGGACGATGACGGCAACATCACCGATGAGACCCGCCTCCAGGCCAGCCTGCCGACCATTCGGCAGGCCCTGGAGGCCGGGGCCAAGGTGCTGGTCATGGCCCACCTGGGCCGCCCCAAGGGCGAGCGCAACGCCAAGTATACCCTGGCGCCGGTGGCCAAGAAGCTGGGCGAGCACCTCGGCCGTGAGGTGCCCCTGGTGGAGGACTGGTATGAGGGCACGCCCGACCAGGTGGCCAACCTGGGCGAGGGCGAGGTGGTGATGCTGGAGAACGTCCGGTTCCACCCGGGCGATACCGAGAACGACGAGGCCTTCTCCAAGCAGATGGCCAGCCTGTGCGACGTCTACGTGAACGACGCCTTCGGCACGGCGCACCGCGCCCAGGCCTCCACCCACGGGGTGGCCAGGTTCGCCTCCGTGGCGGCTGCCGGTCCGCTGCTGGCCAAGGAGATCGACAGCCTCACCGCGGCGCTGGAGAGCCCGCAGCGGCCCCTGGTGGCCATCGTCGGCGGTGCCAAGGTCTCCGGCAAGCTGGAGGTACTGAAGGCGCTCACCGACAAGGTGGACCAGCTCATCGTCGGGGGCGGAATCGCCAACACCTTCCTGCTCGCCGAGGGCTGCAACATCGGCGGCTCGCTGGCGGAGCCGGATTTGGTGGACGAGGCCAAGAGCGTCATCGACGCCTGCCGGGCCAAGGGTGCCGAGGTGCCCCTGCCCACCGACGTGGTGGTGGCCAAGGAGTTCTCCGCGGACGCCCCGGTGCGCACCTGCGGCGTGGAGGATGTGCAGGACGACGAGATGATCCTGGACGCCGGCCCGGAGACCGCCGCGCGCTTCGCGGAGATCGTCAAGGGTGCCGGCACGGTGCTGTGGAACGGCCCGCTGGGCGCCTTCGAGCTGCCCAAGTGCGCCGAGGGCACCCGAACGCTGGCACACGCCATCGCCGATAGCGATGCCTTCAGTGCGGCGGGCGGCGGGGACACCCTCGCGGCCATCGCCATGACGGGCATCACCGACAAGATCTCGTATATCTCCACCGGCGGCGGTGCCTTCCTGGAATGGGTGGAAGGCAAAAAGCTTCCGGCAATTGCGATCCTTGAGGAGAGGGCGGCCGAACAGGCATGA
- the pyk gene encoding pyruvate kinase codes for MRRTKIVATLGPATDEPGVLDRMIEAGVDVFRLNFSHGESEDHVRRAQEVRSRAQVHSRTIGILADIQGPKLRIGRFENGAVELAEGQQFILDTFTELGNESRVGVTYKRLPDDVERGATLLLNDGLVAIWVEEVRGQEIIGRVVKGGILSDNKGLNRAGGGLTAQALTEKDRRDIHTVAEIGADYLAVSFPRSAADVNKARELVDKAGGHARLLAKIERPEAVAAIDEIIAASDAIMVARGDLGLEIGDAAVPPVQKRIIHKARMANKAVITATQMMESMTHAPIPTRAEVSDVANAVLDGTDAVMLSGETATGDYPVEAAGAMDRVCRETERSAFEENPSTLTGFGTEEASTVDESIAQSALAIANKLEISAIAAFTTSGRTALWMSRGGTRAPIYALSPEQRTRRQVTMYRGVYPISFPIDPEKHTPRELIVTAEQELRRQGAVREGDLMILTLGEPLGKEGSTNTVKVVRVGDTTP; via the coding sequence ATGAGGCGAACCAAGATCGTCGCGACACTCGGGCCGGCAACCGACGAGCCGGGAGTCCTCGACCGCATGATCGAGGCGGGGGTGGATGTATTTCGCCTCAACTTCTCCCACGGTGAGTCCGAAGACCATGTGCGCCGTGCCCAGGAGGTACGCTCCCGGGCACAGGTCCACAGCCGAACCATCGGGATCCTGGCCGATATCCAGGGGCCGAAGCTCCGCATCGGGCGCTTCGAGAACGGTGCCGTGGAGCTGGCGGAAGGCCAGCAGTTCATCCTGGACACCTTCACGGAGCTGGGCAACGAGAGCCGGGTGGGCGTGACCTACAAGCGCCTGCCCGACGATGTGGAGCGCGGCGCCACCCTGCTGCTCAATGATGGCCTGGTGGCCATCTGGGTGGAGGAGGTTCGCGGCCAGGAGATCATCGGCCGCGTGGTCAAGGGCGGGATCCTGTCGGACAACAAGGGCCTCAACCGCGCCGGAGGCGGCCTCACTGCCCAGGCGCTCACCGAGAAGGACCGCCGGGATATCCATACGGTGGCCGAGATCGGCGCCGATTACTTGGCGGTTTCCTTCCCGCGCTCGGCGGCCGACGTCAACAAGGCACGGGAGCTGGTGGACAAGGCCGGCGGGCACGCCCGCCTGCTGGCCAAGATCGAGCGCCCGGAGGCGGTGGCGGCCATCGACGAGATCATCGCCGCCAGCGACGCCATTATGGTGGCGCGGGGCGACCTCGGCCTGGAGATCGGCGACGCCGCCGTGCCCCCGGTGCAGAAGCGCATCATCCACAAGGCGCGCATGGCCAACAAGGCCGTGATCACCGCCACGCAGATGATGGAGTCCATGACCCACGCGCCCATCCCCACCCGCGCCGAGGTGTCCGATGTGGCCAACGCGGTCCTGGACGGCACCGACGCGGTGATGCTGTCCGGGGAGACGGCCACCGGGGACTATCCGGTGGAGGCCGCTGGGGCCATGGACCGGGTGTGCCGGGAGACGGAGCGCTCCGCCTTCGAGGAGAACCCCAGCACCCTCACCGGCTTCGGCACCGAGGAAGCCAGCACTGTGGACGAGTCCATCGCGCAGTCGGCCCTGGCCATCGCAAACAAGCTGGAGATCTCCGCCATCGCGGCTTTCACCACCAGCGGGCGGACCGCCCTCTGGATGTCGCGCGGCGGGACCCGGGCGCCCATCTACGCCCTGTCCCCCGAGCAGCGCACCCGGCGTCAGGTGACCATGTATCGGGGTGTCTACCCCATCAGCTTCCCCATCGACCCGGAGAAGCATACCCCCCGCGAGCTGATCGTCACCGCGGAGCAGGAGCTGCGGAGACAGGGCGCGGTGCGGGAAGGGGATCTAATGATCCTTACCCTCGGCGAGCCGCTCGGTAAGGAAGGGTCCACCAATACGGTGAAGGTGGTCCGTGTCGGGGACACGACGCCGTAG
- the fba gene encoding class II fructose-bisphosphate aldolase (catalyzes the reversible aldol condensation of dihydroxyacetonephosphate and glyceraldehyde 3-phosphate in the Calvin cycle, glycolysis, and/or gluconeogenesis) translates to MPLVSMRQLLDHAAENGYGLPAFNVNNLEQVRAIMDAAREVDSPVIMQGSAGARKYAGEPFLRHLIQAAAEEYPEIPIAMHQDHGASPAVCLRSIRSGFTSVMMDGSLEADGKTPASYDYNVRVTAEVVNAAHSVGVSVEGELGCLGSLETMTGDKEDGHGAEGEMTEDMLLTDPEEAASFVKDTSVDALAVAIGTSHGAYKFSSKPTGEVLRIDRIKEIHERIPDTHLVMHGSSSVPEEWIDIINQYGGEIPETYGVPVEEIQNGIKHGVRKVNIDTDIRLAMTGAARKHLGENKANFDPRKFLIPAYEAAKQICKDRYEQFGTAGNASKIKAIGEEEMVRRYEAGELDPRVK, encoded by the coding sequence ATGCCTTTGGTATCAATGCGCCAGTTGCTGGACCATGCCGCCGAGAACGGCTATGGCCTTCCCGCTTTCAACGTAAACAACCTCGAGCAGGTCCGGGCCATCATGGATGCCGCCCGCGAGGTTGACTCCCCCGTCATCATGCAGGGCTCCGCGGGTGCCCGGAAGTATGCCGGGGAGCCGTTCCTGCGGCACCTGATCCAGGCGGCCGCCGAGGAGTACCCCGAGATCCCCATCGCCATGCACCAGGATCACGGCGCCAGCCCGGCGGTGTGCCTGCGCTCCATCCGCTCCGGCTTCACCTCCGTGATGATGGACGGCTCCCTGGAGGCCGACGGCAAGACCCCCGCTTCCTACGACTACAACGTCCGCGTCACCGCCGAGGTGGTGAATGCCGCCCATTCGGTGGGCGTCTCCGTGGAGGGCGAGCTCGGCTGCTTGGGCTCCCTGGAGACCATGACCGGGGACAAGGAGGACGGACACGGCGCCGAGGGCGAGATGACCGAGGACATGCTCCTCACCGACCCCGAGGAAGCCGCTTCCTTCGTCAAGGACACCTCCGTGGACGCCCTGGCAGTGGCCATCGGTACCAGCCACGGCGCCTACAAGTTCTCCAGCAAGCCCACCGGCGAGGTGCTCCGCATCGACCGGATCAAGGAGATCCACGAGCGCATTCCGGACACCCACCTGGTGATGCACGGCTCCAGCTCCGTGCCGGAGGAGTGGATCGACATCATCAACCAGTACGGCGGCGAGATCCCCGAGACCTACGGCGTGCCGGTGGAGGAGATCCAGAACGGCATCAAGCACGGTGTCCGCAAGGTGAACATCGACACGGACATCCGGCTCGCCATGACCGGCGCCGCCCGGAAGCACCTCGGCGAGAACAAGGCTAACTTCGACCCGCGGAAGTTCCTGATCCCGGCGTACGAGGCCGCCAAGCAGATCTGCAAGGACCGCTACGAGCAGTTCGGCACGGCCGGCAACGCCTCCAAGATCAAGGCCATCGGCGAGGAAGAGATGGTCCGCCGCTACGAGGCCGGCGAGCTGGATCCCCGGGTGAAGTAA
- a CDS encoding class I fructose-bisphosphate aldolase has product MANYSWKHAEELKQTAQSMVANYKGILAADESNNTASKRLKEVGIESTEESRRKYRQLLFTAPEADKYISGVILYDETIRQADDNGTAFPELLKGRGIIPGIKVDTGAKPLAGSPDEKVTEGLDGLRERLAEYYNMGARFSKWRAVITPGEDMPTRQCMEANAHALARYSALCQENGLVPIVEPEVLINGSHSIDACEEITEENLHMVFDELYRHNVMPEGVVLKTSMVISGLDAPSRAGVEEVAERTVQTLQRVVPPALGGVVFLSGGQGDVEATQHLDVMNKKYKNQVPWRMTFSYARALQNPALGSWGSDMSNTEEAQKNFAFRAKLNSLASEGEYSEDMESKAA; this is encoded by the coding sequence ATGGCCAATTATTCCTGGAAGCACGCGGAAGAGCTGAAGCAGACCGCCCAGTCCATGGTGGCCAACTACAAAGGCATCCTGGCGGCGGACGAATCCAATAACACGGCGAGCAAGCGCCTCAAGGAGGTGGGCATCGAGTCCACCGAGGAGAGCCGCCGCAAGTACCGGCAGCTGCTGTTCACGGCCCCGGAGGCGGACAAGTACATCAGCGGGGTGATCCTCTACGACGAGACCATCCGCCAGGCCGACGATAACGGCACCGCTTTCCCCGAGCTGCTGAAGGGCCGCGGCATCATTCCGGGCATCAAAGTGGATACCGGCGCCAAGCCGCTGGCCGGCTCCCCGGACGAGAAAGTCACCGAAGGCCTGGACGGCCTCCGTGAGCGCCTGGCCGAGTACTACAACATGGGTGCCCGCTTCTCCAAGTGGCGCGCCGTGATTACCCCCGGCGAGGATATGCCCACGCGCCAGTGCATGGAGGCCAATGCCCACGCCCTGGCCCGCTACTCCGCGCTGTGCCAGGAAAACGGCCTGGTGCCCATCGTGGAGCCCGAGGTGCTGATCAACGGCAGCCACAGCATCGACGCCTGCGAGGAAATCACCGAAGAGAACCTCCATATGGTGTTCGACGAGCTGTATCGCCACAACGTCATGCCCGAGGGCGTGGTGCTCAAGACCTCCATGGTGATCTCCGGCCTGGATGCGCCCAGCCGAGCCGGCGTGGAGGAGGTCGCCGAGCGCACGGTGCAGACGCTGCAGCGCGTGGTGCCGCCGGCCCTGGGCGGCGTGGTGTTCCTCTCCGGCGGTCAGGGCGACGTGGAGGCCACCCAGCATCTGGATGTCATGAACAAGAAGTACAAGAACCAGGTGCCGTGGCGGATGACCTTCTCCTATGCCCGCGCCCTGCAGAACCCGGCCCTGGGCAGCTGGGGCTCCGATATGTCCAACACCGAGGAGGCCCAGAAGAACTTCGCTTTCCGCGCCAAGCTCAACAGCCTGGCCTCCGAGGGCGAGTATTCCGAGGACATGGAGAGCAAGGCCGCCTGA
- the rpe gene encoding ribulose-phosphate 3-epimerase — protein sequence MADFKIAPSILSADFANLGVEVQAVEKAGADYCHFDVMDNHYVPNLTIGPMVAEALKPVTNMALDVHLMIEPVDEIVPEFAKAGANIITFHPEASRHPHRTIQLIKSQGCRAGISLNPGTPVEVLDYLMDEVDLILVMSVNPGFGGQAFIESAMDKIRAIRERIDNSGRDIELEVDGGIKADNVARVAEAGADVFVSGSGIFKADDYAARMQEFRNALSGVKR from the coding sequence ATGGCGGATTTCAAGATTGCTCCGAGCATCCTGTCGGCGGACTTCGCGAATCTGGGTGTCGAGGTCCAGGCCGTGGAGAAGGCCGGGGCCGACTACTGCCACTTCGACGTGATGGATAACCATTACGTCCCCAACCTGACCATCGGCCCCATGGTCGCCGAGGCACTGAAGCCGGTGACCAACATGGCCCTCGATGTGCACCTGATGATCGAGCCGGTGGACGAGATCGTTCCCGAGTTCGCCAAGGCCGGGGCCAATATCATCACCTTTCACCCCGAGGCGAGCCGCCACCCTCATCGCACCATCCAGCTCATCAAGAGCCAGGGCTGCCGGGCCGGCATCTCCCTCAATCCCGGCACGCCAGTGGAGGTGCTCGACTACCTCATGGACGAGGTGGACCTGATCCTGGTCATGTCCGTGAATCCCGGCTTCGGCGGCCAGGCCTTCATCGAGTCCGCCATGGACAAGATCCGCGCCATCCGGGAGCGAATCGACAACAGCGGCCGGGATATCGAGCTGGAGGTGGACGGCGGCATCAAGGCCGACAACGTCGCCCGGGTGGCGGAGGCCGGCGCCGACGTCTTCGTCTCCGGCTCCGGGATCTTCAAGGCCGACGACTATGCCGCGCGGATGCAGGAATTCCGCAACGCCCTGAGCGGCGTGAAGCGCTGA
- a CDS encoding phosphoglycolate phosphatase produces MSTEEAVVGVMPARGVLLDLDGTILETVGDLATATNRTLADFKREAVSEERVRTWIGDGVRALVRFALEATGGCDDALLDDAHERFMVHYGDCFADRSHPFPGVVEALDHLRESGISLAVVTNKAAAFTEPLLEATGLSARLDVIISGDSVARKKPDPAPIRAALERMGLEADQAVLVGDSRNDVEAGLAAGCRVVCVTYGYNRGEDVSTLGAQRLVDSFSAVRDLIQPGDRAVESA; encoded by the coding sequence ATGAGCACGGAGGAGGCAGTGGTGGGAGTCATGCCGGCACGCGGGGTACTCCTCGACCTGGACGGGACCATCCTGGAAACGGTGGGGGACCTCGCCACCGCCACCAACCGCACCCTGGCGGATTTCAAACGGGAGGCGGTGAGCGAGGAGCGGGTGCGCACCTGGATCGGCGACGGCGTCCGGGCGCTGGTCCGCTTCGCCCTGGAGGCCACGGGCGGCTGCGACGACGCCCTGCTCGATGATGCGCACGAACGCTTCATGGTCCATTACGGCGACTGCTTCGCCGACCGCAGCCACCCCTTCCCCGGGGTGGTGGAAGCCCTGGACCACCTTCGGGAATCCGGGATTTCCCTGGCCGTGGTCACCAACAAGGCCGCCGCCTTCACCGAGCCGCTCCTGGAGGCCACCGGCCTTTCCGCGCGACTCGACGTGATAATCTCCGGTGACAGCGTGGCGCGCAAGAAGCCGGATCCGGCCCCGATCCGGGCCGCCCTGGAGCGGATGGGCCTGGAGGCCGATCAGGCCGTCCTGGTGGGCGATTCCCGCAACGATGTGGAGGCGGGGCTCGCCGCGGGATGCCGGGTGGTCTGCGTCACCTACGGCTACAACCGGGGCGAGGACGTCTCCACCCTGGGCGCCCAGCGGCTCGTGGACAGCTTCTCGGCCGTCCGGGATCTCATCCAGCCGGGCGACCGCGCCGTCGAATCCGCCTGA
- the trpE gene encoding anthranilate synthase component I, with protein MYTPSREQFRAYAEQGYDRIPVVREILSDLETPVSAFLKLAGKPRSFLLESVEGGEKWGRYSILGLPAREWVTLRGGTFTRYFDGRVVEEVTEEDPLGRLRAWVNGVHVAPVEGLPRFAGGAVGYFSYDTVRYIEAIPEANPDPLGMADAFLVRTEQLLVFDNLTGKLQLIQPADPGDDPEAAYVGACEQIEASVAALRRPLPERSMPSPMAMRESDFHHHTSRADFEAGVERAKEYIRAGDIMQVVLSQRFSVPFSAPPFDVYRALRTLNPSPYMYFLDTGEAQIVGSSPEILVRLEGGRVTVRPIAGTRRRGRSEEEDRYLEQELLADPKERAEHLMLLDLARNDVGRVSVTGTVAVDDPFSVERYSHVMHMESNVAGHIRPDCDAFDALRAALPAGTLSGAPKVRAMEIIEELEGLRRGVYGGAVGHISHASHQMDTAIAIRTAVIKDGWFHVQSGAGIVADSDPATEYEETMSKSRALFRAAAMAAQGLETPSAP; from the coding sequence ATGTACACCCCCTCCCGGGAACAGTTCCGCGCCTACGCCGAGCAGGGCTACGATCGCATTCCGGTGGTGCGCGAGATCCTTTCGGACCTCGAGACCCCGGTTTCGGCCTTCCTCAAGCTGGCGGGCAAGCCGCGCTCCTTCCTGCTGGAGTCCGTGGAGGGCGGCGAGAAATGGGGGCGGTACTCCATACTCGGCCTCCCCGCCCGGGAGTGGGTGACCCTGCGCGGCGGTACCTTCACCCGCTATTTCGACGGGCGAGTGGTGGAGGAGGTGACCGAGGAGGATCCCCTGGGCCGGCTGCGGGCGTGGGTGAACGGCGTGCACGTGGCGCCGGTGGAGGGCCTGCCGCGCTTCGCCGGCGGGGCCGTGGGCTACTTCAGCTACGATACGGTGCGCTACATCGAGGCCATCCCGGAGGCCAACCCGGATCCCCTGGGCATGGCCGACGCCTTTCTGGTGCGGACCGAGCAGCTGCTGGTGTTCGACAATCTCACCGGCAAGCTGCAGCTGATCCAGCCCGCCGACCCCGGGGATGATCCGGAGGCCGCCTACGTGGGGGCCTGCGAGCAGATCGAGGCGAGCGTGGCCGCCCTGCGGCGTCCCCTGCCCGAGCGCTCCATGCCCTCGCCGATGGCCATGCGGGAGAGCGATTTTCACCACCACACCAGCCGGGCCGATTTCGAGGCGGGCGTCGAGCGCGCCAAGGAGTACATCCGGGCGGGAGACATCATGCAGGTGGTGCTCTCGCAGCGCTTCTCGGTGCCCTTCTCCGCACCGCCCTTCGACGTCTATCGCGCCTTGCGGACCCTGAACCCCAGCCCCTACATGTATTTCCTGGATACCGGCGAGGCCCAGATCGTCGGCAGCTCCCCGGAGATCCTGGTGCGCCTGGAGGGCGGGCGGGTAACGGTTCGGCCCATCGCCGGCACCCGGCGCCGGGGCCGGTCCGAGGAGGAGGACCGCTACCTGGAGCAGGAGCTGCTCGCCGACCCCAAGGAACGGGCCGAGCATCTGATGCTGCTGGACTTGGCGCGCAACGACGTGGGCCGGGTTTCGGTCACCGGGACCGTGGCGGTTGACGATCCCTTCTCCGTGGAGCGGTACTCCCACGTCATGCACATGGAATCCAACGTGGCCGGCCACATCCGTCCCGATTGCGACGCTTTCGATGCCCTGCGGGCGGCGCTTCCGGCGGGGACCCTGTCCGGGGCCCCCAAGGTACGGGCCATGGAGATCATCGAGGAGCTCGAGGGTCTGCGGCGCGGGGTATACGGCGGCGCCGTGGGCCACATCAGCCACGCATCCCACCAGATGGATACCGCCATCGCCATCCGCACGGCCGTGATCAAGGACGGCTGGTTCCATGTGCAGAGCGGCGCGGGCATCGTGGCCGACTCCGACCCGGCCACGGAATACGAGGAGACCATGAGCAAGAGCCGGGCCCTGTTCCGGGCGGCGGCCATGGCCGCCCAGGGCCTGGAGACCCCTTCCGCCCCGTAG
- a CDS encoding cytochrome-c peroxidase, with protein MRNPDPKPGRRRFLGIAVRGRGAWPVQRWAVPSARSPWCPPARRAPCRCPIPRHASQTALLPFARGTTVAPREITMRHVAKAIAAYERTLVAGNSPFDRWWFEQGYDGRFAATLEKADIGAFKTPTLRNVAATGPYMHDGSMATLMEVVEFYNQGGNDNPYLDRRIRPLGLTEQQKEDLVAFLRALTSPRFREAAAENGF; from the coding sequence ATGCGCAATCCCGATCCGAAGCCCGGACGACGCCGCTTTCTGGGCATTGCTGTGCGAGGGAGGGGGGCCTGGCCGGTGCAGCGGTGGGCCGTGCCCTCGGCGCGGAGTCCGTGGTGCCCACCGGCGCGAAGAGCTCCTTGCCGGTGCCCGATTCCACGGCACGCTAGCCAGACGGCTTTGCTACCGTTCGCCAGGGGAACCACGGTGGCCCCCCGGGAGATCACTATGCGGCACGTGGCCAAGGCCATCGCCGCCTACGAGCGGACCCTGGTGGCCGGGAATTCGCCTTTCGACCGTTGGTGGTTCGAACAGGGCTACGATGGCCGGTTCGCCGCTACCCTGGAAAAAGCGGACATCGGCGCCTTCAAGACCCCCACCCTGCGCAACGTGGCCGCCACCGGGCCGTACATGCACGACGGCAGCATGGCGACCCTGATGGAGGTGGTGGAGTTCTATAACCAGGGTGGCAACGACAATCCCTATCTGGACCGCCGGATCCGGCCCCTGGGGCTCACCGAGCAACAGAAGGAGGACCTGGTGGCCTTCCTGCGCGCCCTCACCAGCCCCCGCTTCCGGGAAGCGGCCGCCGAGAATGGCTTTTGA
- a CDS encoding anthranilate synthase component II, with protein sequence MILMIDNYDSFTYNLVQYLGELGAEVRVHRNDAIGVADIADMAPDGIVISPGPCSPSEAGISVETVKAYAGRIPILGVCLGHQSIAAAYGGDVVRADEVMHGKTSEILHEDTGVFTGLPNPFEATRYHSLIVERATLPAELAVHAWTEDGIIMGLRHRELDVEGVQFHPESILTGYGKDLLANFLARTGHPAAARPVEA encoded by the coding sequence ATGATCTTGATGATCGATAACTACGATTCCTTCACCTACAACCTCGTCCAGTACCTCGGCGAGCTGGGCGCGGAGGTGCGGGTGCACCGCAACGACGCCATCGGCGTGGCCGACATCGCGGATATGGCCCCGGACGGCATCGTCATTTCCCCGGGCCCCTGCTCGCCCAGCGAGGCGGGGATCTCGGTGGAGACGGTGAAGGCCTACGCCGGCCGGATCCCCATCCTCGGCGTGTGCCTGGGTCACCAGTCCATCGCCGCGGCCTACGGCGGCGACGTGGTGCGCGCCGACGAGGTCATGCACGGCAAGACCTCGGAGATCCTCCACGAGGACACCGGGGTGTTCACCGGCCTGCCCAATCCCTTCGAGGCCACCCGCTACCACAGCCTGATCGTGGAACGGGCCACCCTGCCCGCGGAGCTGGCGGTTCATGCCTGGACCGAGGACGGCATCATCATGGGCCTTCGCCACCGCGAGCTGGATGTGGAGGGGGTGCAGTTCCACCCGGAATCCATTCTCACCGGTTACGGCAAAGACCTGCTGGCCAACTTCCTGGCTCGGACCGGCCACCCGGCCGCAGCCCGGCCGGTGGAGGCCTAG
- the trpD gene encoding anthranilate phosphoribosyltransferase, with amino-acid sequence MPREMELAARTKSAIARLVEREDLPRADMEAVMREIMSGQAAPEEIAGFLTALRMKGETVDEITGAVSVMREFATRIEVDRPHLVDTCGTGGDLQGTFNISTTSAFVAAGAGATVAKHGNRSVSSKSGSADVLMALGVDLDIQTEEVARAIEEVGIGFLFAPRHHGAMKYAVGPRQALGVRTLFNVLGPLANPALAPNQVLGVFDSAWLEPLAQVLRELGSHHVLVVHADDGMDELSTLGPTRMAELFDGDILHHDVDPEQFGLERPDPAALRAGDAEENAAILRGVLAGEGGPQRDIVLLNAGAAVYASGVTASLEEGVEAAARSIDSGAAKGKLDQLADFTQAARKAE; translated from the coding sequence ATGCCCCGCGAAATGGAGCTGGCAGCCCGCACCAAATCGGCCATCGCCCGCCTGGTTGAGCGTGAGGACCTGCCCCGGGCGGACATGGAAGCGGTGATGCGCGAGATCATGAGCGGCCAGGCGGCGCCGGAGGAGATTGCCGGCTTCCTGACCGCGCTGCGCATGAAGGGCGAGACGGTGGACGAGATCACCGGCGCGGTTTCGGTGATGCGGGAGTTCGCCACGCGCATCGAGGTGGACCGCCCCCATTTGGTGGACACCTGCGGGACCGGCGGCGATCTGCAGGGCACCTTCAACATCTCCACCACGAGCGCCTTCGTGGCCGCCGGCGCCGGGGCCACCGTTGCCAAGCACGGCAACCGCTCGGTGTCCTCCAAGTCGGGTAGCGCCGACGTGCTCATGGCCCTGGGCGTGGACCTGGATATCCAGACCGAGGAAGTGGCCCGGGCCATCGAGGAAGTGGGCATCGGCTTCCTGTTCGCACCCCGCCACCACGGCGCCATGAAATACGCCGTAGGGCCACGCCAGGCGCTGGGCGTCCGGACCCTGTTCAATGTGCTCGGGCCGCTGGCCAACCCGGCGCTCGCCCCCAACCAAGTGCTGGGCGTGTTCGACAGCGCGTGGCTGGAGCCGCTGGCCCAGGTGCTTCGGGAGCTGGGCAGCCACCACGTGCTGGTGGTCCACGCCGACGACGGCATGGACGAGCTCTCCACCCTCGGCCCCACCCGCATGGCGGAGCTCTTCGACGGCGACATCCTCCACCACGACGTGGATCCGGAGCAGTTCGGCCTCGAACGGCCCGATCCCGCCGCCCTGCGGGCCGGGGATGCCGAGGAGAACGCCGCTATCCTGCGCGGCGTGCTCGCGGGGGAAGGCGGGCCGCAACGGGACATCGTGCTCCTGAACGCCGGCGCTGCGGTGTACGCCAGCGGCGTGACCGCCAGCCTGGAGGAGGGCGTGGAGGCGGCCGCCCGCTCCATCGACAGCGGCGCGGCCAAGGGCAAGCTGGATCAGCTGGCCGACTTCACCCAAGCGGCTCGGAAAGCGGAATGA